From Alosa sapidissima isolate fAloSap1 chromosome 2, fAloSap1.pri, whole genome shotgun sequence, one genomic window encodes:
- the desma gene encoding desmin a isoform X2, whose translation MSKSYTSTASAQSASSYRRTFGSGLGSGFGSGMGSSMYSSGSGRGSTGSHMSSRVYEVSRSSNMAPMYSGRSSMASSGYGGGAMRSYGGEKLDFNLADAMNKDFLDTRTNEKAELQHLNDRFVNYIEKVRFLETQNQTLMVEIEKLRGREPTRIAEMYEDEMRELRRQVDALTNQRARVEVERDNLADDLQKLKLRLQEEIHQKEEAENNLSAFRADVDAATLARLDLERRIEGLQEEIAFLKKIHEEEIRELQSQMQETSVQVQMDMSKPDLTAALRDIRAQYEAIAANNISEAENWYKSKVTDLNQAVSKNNDALRIAKQESMEYRHQIQSYTCEIDSLKGTNESLMRQMRDMEERTGREASGYQDTIARLEGDIAKMKDDMARHLREYQDLLNIKMALDVEIATYRKLLEGEESRITLPTQSFAAMGFRETSPEQLQQSKQHGRSSEVHSKKTVLIKTIETRDGEVVSESTQHQQDVM comes from the exons ATGAGCAAGAGCTACACCTCCACTGCTTCGGCCCAGAGCGCCTCCTCCTACCGCAGGACCTTCGGTTCCGGCTTGGGTTCCGGCTTCGGTTCCGGCATGGGTTCCTCCATGTACTCCTCTGGCTCCGGCCGTGGTTCTACCGGTTCGCACATGTCCTCCCGGGTCTACGAGGTCAGCCGCAGCTCCAACATGGCCCCCATGTACTCCGGACGTTCCTCCATGGCGTCCTCGGGCTACGGTGGCGGCGCCATGCGCTCTTACGGCGGCGAGAAGCTGGACTTCAACCTGGCCGACGCCATGAACAAGGACTTCCTGGACACGCGCACCAACGAGAAGGCCGAGCTGCAGCACCTGAACGACCGCTTCGTCAACTACATCGAGAAGGTGCGCTTCCTGGAGACACAGAACCAGACCCTGATGGTGGAGATCGAGAAGCTGCGCGGCCGCGAGCCCACGCGCATCGCCGAGATGTACGAGGACGAGATGCGCGAGCTGCGTCGCCAGGTGGACGCACTGACCAATCAGAGGGCACGcgtggaggtggagagggacaACCTGGCCGATGACCTGCAGAAGCTCAAACTCag ACTCCAGGAGGAGATTCACCAGAAGGAGGAAGCTGAGAATAACCTCTCTGCCTTCAGAGCT GATGTGGACGCCGCCACCCTGGCCAGGCTGGACCTGGAGAGACGCATCGAGGGACTTCAGGAGGAGATCGCCTTCCTCAAGAAGATCCACGAGGAG GAGATCCGTGAGCTGCAGTCCCAGATGCAGGAGACATCGGTGCAGGTCCAGATGGACATGTCCAAGCCCGACCTGACCGCTGCCCTCAGGGACATCCGTGCCCAGTACGAGGCCATCGCCGCCAACAACATCTCCGAGGCTGAGAACTGGTACAAGTCCAAG GTGACTGACCTAAACCAGGCCGTGAGCAAGAACAACGATGCCCTGAGAATCGCCAAGCAGGAGTCCATGGAGTACCGTCACCAGATCCAGTCCTACACCTGCGAAATCGACTCTCTGAAGGGAACC AATGAGTCCCTGATGAGGCAGATGCGTGACATGGAGGAGCGCACGGGCCGCGAGGCATCTGGATACCAGGACACCATCGCCCGCCTGGAGGGCGACATCGCCAAGATGAAAGACGACATGGCGCGCCACCTCCGCGAGTACCAGGACCTGCTCAACATCAAGATGGCCCTGGACGTGGAGATCGCCACCTACAGGAAGCtgctggagggagaggagagcag GATCACTCTTCCAACACAGTCATTCGCCGCTATGGGATTCAGAG AGACCAGCCCAGAGCAGCTGCAGCAGTCGAAGCAGCATGGCCGCTCATCTGAGGTCCACTCCAAGAAGACCGTTCTGATCAAGACCATCGAGACACGCGACGGCGAG GTCGTGAGTGAGTCCACGCAGCACCAGCAGGATGTGATGTAA
- the desma gene encoding desmin a isoform X1, with protein sequence MSKSYTSTASAQSASSYRRTFGSGLGSGFGSGMGSSMYSSGSGRGSTGSHMSSRVYEVSRSSNMAPMYSGRSSMASSGYGGGAMRSYGGEKLDFNLADAMNKDFLDTRTNEKAELQHLNDRFVNYIEKVRFLETQNQTLMVEIEKLRGREPTRIAEMYEDEMRELRRQVDALTNQRARVEVERDNLADDLQKLKLRLQEEIHQKEEAENNLSAFRADVDAATLARLDLERRIEGLQEEIAFLKKIHEEEIRELQSQMQETSVQVQMDMSKPDLTAALRDIRAQYEAIAANNISEAENWYKSKVTDLNQAVSKNNDALRIAKQESMEYRHQIQSYTCEIDSLKGTNESLMRQMRDMEERTGREASGYQDTIARLEGDIAKMKDDMARHLREYQDLLNIKMALDVEIATYRKLLEGEESRITLPTQSFAAMGFRETSPEQLQQSKQHGRSSEVHSKKTVLIKTIETRDGETRTSREGVSVNAECVVSESTQHQQDVM encoded by the exons ATGAGCAAGAGCTACACCTCCACTGCTTCGGCCCAGAGCGCCTCCTCCTACCGCAGGACCTTCGGTTCCGGCTTGGGTTCCGGCTTCGGTTCCGGCATGGGTTCCTCCATGTACTCCTCTGGCTCCGGCCGTGGTTCTACCGGTTCGCACATGTCCTCCCGGGTCTACGAGGTCAGCCGCAGCTCCAACATGGCCCCCATGTACTCCGGACGTTCCTCCATGGCGTCCTCGGGCTACGGTGGCGGCGCCATGCGCTCTTACGGCGGCGAGAAGCTGGACTTCAACCTGGCCGACGCCATGAACAAGGACTTCCTGGACACGCGCACCAACGAGAAGGCCGAGCTGCAGCACCTGAACGACCGCTTCGTCAACTACATCGAGAAGGTGCGCTTCCTGGAGACACAGAACCAGACCCTGATGGTGGAGATCGAGAAGCTGCGCGGCCGCGAGCCCACGCGCATCGCCGAGATGTACGAGGACGAGATGCGCGAGCTGCGTCGCCAGGTGGACGCACTGACCAATCAGAGGGCACGcgtggaggtggagagggacaACCTGGCCGATGACCTGCAGAAGCTCAAACTCag ACTCCAGGAGGAGATTCACCAGAAGGAGGAAGCTGAGAATAACCTCTCTGCCTTCAGAGCT GATGTGGACGCCGCCACCCTGGCCAGGCTGGACCTGGAGAGACGCATCGAGGGACTTCAGGAGGAGATCGCCTTCCTCAAGAAGATCCACGAGGAG GAGATCCGTGAGCTGCAGTCCCAGATGCAGGAGACATCGGTGCAGGTCCAGATGGACATGTCCAAGCCCGACCTGACCGCTGCCCTCAGGGACATCCGTGCCCAGTACGAGGCCATCGCCGCCAACAACATCTCCGAGGCTGAGAACTGGTACAAGTCCAAG GTGACTGACCTAAACCAGGCCGTGAGCAAGAACAACGATGCCCTGAGAATCGCCAAGCAGGAGTCCATGGAGTACCGTCACCAGATCCAGTCCTACACCTGCGAAATCGACTCTCTGAAGGGAACC AATGAGTCCCTGATGAGGCAGATGCGTGACATGGAGGAGCGCACGGGCCGCGAGGCATCTGGATACCAGGACACCATCGCCCGCCTGGAGGGCGACATCGCCAAGATGAAAGACGACATGGCGCGCCACCTCCGCGAGTACCAGGACCTGCTCAACATCAAGATGGCCCTGGACGTGGAGATCGCCACCTACAGGAAGCtgctggagggagaggagagcag GATCACTCTTCCAACACAGTCATTCGCCGCTATGGGATTCAGAG AGACCAGCCCAGAGCAGCTGCAGCAGTCGAAGCAGCATGGCCGCTCATCTGAGGTCCACTCCAAGAAGACCGTTCTGATCAAGACCATCGAGACACGCGACGGCGAG ACCAGAACCTCTAGGGAGGGTGTGAGCGTGAACGCGGAGTGT GTCGTGAGTGAGTCCACGCAGCACCAGCAGGATGTGATGTAA